The genomic window CAGCCGTCGCGGGTCTCGATCGCCAAGGCATAGCGCGACATCTCGGTGACCGCGCCCGGGCTGTACTCGATCGCCCCGCCGGGCGAGCCGCCGGCATGCCAGGCGCCGGTCGCGGCCGCCGCCTTCGACACGCCCATGTTCTTCACCGCGAAGGTGAAGTCGCAGATCTCGATCCTGGAAATGATGGATCCCGCCACGGCGCCCGCTCCCCTGGCCTAACCTAGTCGGCGCCGGCGTTGGGCCTCGGCACGGGCGGCGCGGCGGCATCGGTTGATGCCGGCTTGCGCGTCCCGGCACCGAGCCTAGGGCTTCGCGCGCGACGGCGCCAGACGCGGCAGGCGAGTGGGCATCAGACAAATGAAACGGCCGCCGGCGCGGTGCTGGACGGGGAGAGCAGCGCGGTGCCGGCGGCCGTGGGACGGCCCGCTGGGGACGGGCCGATGGGATCAGTAGCCGTAATTGGGCGAGTCGAAGGTCCCCGGCGGGGTCAGCAGGCCGCCGATGCCGCCGATGCCGGCGCCGACGATGGCCGCGCGGCCGGGGTTCTCGTCATAGGCCCAGGCGCCGAGGGCTGCCGCGCCCGCGCCGAGTACCGCGCCGCTGGCAATGCGCTCCGCCGGGGTCTGGCCGCAGGCCGCGACGCCGGATGCGACGGCCAAGACGGCGCCGATCATCGCAATCTTCCTCATGGTCTCATCCTTTCGCATGCCGGCACCGGAGTGGCGCCGTTCATGGCCAGGATGTGGGCGGGGTCAGCTGAAATCCGCAGGGCAGGCCCGTTATCTTTCGTTGAATCACGGGGCGTTTGCGGGGCGATTGCGGGCAGGGACCATGGCACGGCCGGGGCCGGAATGGGGCGCGGCGCCCGACCGTTCGGGATTCCGGGCTGTCGCGCCGCCGGCCTGCCGCCGCCGGTTGCTCAGTAGGCCGCGCCGGCGCCGGTATCGAGCACCTGCGGATAGGGATAGTCGACGCCGAGCAGGGCGCGCAGCGTGGGCGAGGCGCGGTCGATCACCTCCTGGCGCACGCTCCTGAGCTGGTCCTCCATCGGCTTGACGAACTTCGGCAGGAACTGGCCGAGCAGGCCGACGCGCGGCCTGTCGGTGCGGTTGGCGCCGGCGCCGTGCCAAAGCAGCCCGGTCATCAGCATGGCGGAGCCGGCCCGGCCGGTGGTCTGGATCATCTGGCGGTAGAATGCGTCCTTGTCCGGCCATTGCCCGGACAGCTGCGTGCCGGGCGCCACCATGGTCGCGCCGTTCTCCAGCGTGAAGTCGTCCAGCATCACGGTGACCTGGCAGTTCATCCGGAAGCTGGTGTTGATGTTGCGCGGGAAGGTGTGGCGGTCGTAGAGGTCCCAATAGGGATAGTCGAGGTGCGGCAGCTGGCCCTCCGCGCCGGGCCGCTGGATCCGCGCGGCATAGGAGCCGAGCTTGAATTCGCTGCCCAGGATCCGGGCGAACACCGCCAGCACGGTCGGGTGCTGCACCATGCGTTCGAACACCGCGCCCTTGTCGATCAGGTTCCAGACGTGGTCGGTGGCGGCGAGCACGGACAGCGCGTCCTTCTTGTCGACGTCCGGCGGCGGCAGGCTGGCCAGCTCGACGATCCGCGCCCGGGCCTCGGCCACGGTCGCGGCGTCGTAGGCGTCCTCGAGCACGTAGTAGCCCCTGCCGTTCATCAGCTCCTCGACGATCGCCTCGACCTGGGCGTCGTCCGCCACCGCCTGCTGCATCTCGTTATCCCCCGCCTGCATCCGCACTGCTACTCGATCCGCGCGCCCTCCGGCACCGGGTCGGGCCAGCGCGCCAGCCAGCCGCCCTCGATGTCCAGGCTCAGATCGCCGATGCCCTTGCGGCCGCGCCAGGCCTGCTGGCGCTTCTCCTCC from Alphaproteobacteria bacterium includes these protein-coding regions:
- a CDS encoding phytanoyl-CoA dioxygenase family protein encodes the protein MQAGDNEMQQAVADDAQVEAIVEELMNGRGYYVLEDAYDAATVAEARARIVELASLPPPDVDKKDALSVLAATDHVWNLIDKGAVFERMVQHPTVLAVFARILGSEFKLGSYAARIQRPGAEGQLPHLDYPYWDLYDRHTFPRNINTSFRMNCQVTVMLDDFTLENGATMVAPGTQLSGQWPDKDAFYRQMIQTTGRAGSAMLMTGLLWHGAGANRTDRPRVGLLGQFLPKFVKPMEDQLRSVRQEVIDRASPTLRALLGVDYPYPQVLDTGAGAAY